The genomic region AATGGGTAGGATAACAGACCTGTTTCCAGGGAGAGATGGACTCATTCGTTCCTGCGTTGTCCGGACTTCTACGGGCAGTTTGTTGAGGAGACCTGTTCAGTTAATATATCCATTAGAGATAAGTTAATGGACTGAAAAGTGATGAAAGACTGTTCATCGTGCGGGAGAATGTTGTAACTTGTTTTATTTAAGgcagtaaaacatttgattatttgATATAAGTTAAAAGGTACGTTTCACaagaaatgcttttattttgaagtgcaAGTATGTCTCTTCCTCTGGCTGCTTCCTGTTATGAAAAATTGAATACGAGCATGTCGAGTGCATTTTCTCTGTCTTCCACCGTTCTTTTTGGAAACTGTTTAAGGAATATAAAGTAAAGATTCAGTTTGAAATAGACTGTGCTTGGTTCTTCATTCGAAGCTTctattacacaacagtgttaaGCTTAGACAAATACTGTGTCTTACAATGGGTGGATGGTTATAGAGAAGTCTTATTTAATTCAATAAAACTCAAGTTTCTATCATAACAAGGGCAAGTGTAAGGAAAAACTAACTATAGAACAACATTTTCAGCTGGCAAGTTTTGTTTATTCAAAAAGCACAATGAGCAAAAATAAATCATGAATGCTGCATCTAGAGGTGATGATACATCACAACAACAACTTGTAGATTTCTACAAGACACTGTACCCACAAAGAGTAGAGGAACAACTGTCTTTACAAAAGACACACAATTTACACTTTTTGAGGTAACATTAAAACATTCACTGTTagttaaaaaacatgtttttataaaAACTGACCTTACAACTGGTCACATCGTTTTAATAATCAAttgattttttaaatgacattGTCAGTGTAAAACTGTGACaatgttacatttaaaaaagaataacatATTGATCTTAAAACAGAACAATTGTCAATTATCACAGAAAGTGAGGGAAGGTCCAAATATGTCCATAAAAAGGACAATTCATATCTTTGATCAATCAAAgagatacaaaaaacaattctCCTTGTAGTTAGTATATTGGACAACACACAACGTGTATTGAGACATAAAAGTATCACAGGAAAAGTGTGACATTTAAGAAAATCTTTTGGAAAAAAAGGATAAACATTTCGATCTTTCAACAGATCAGGTCTGAGTTATCAGAGAAATAAAGTCAATTATGACTACGTCCTAAAAATGGACAAGAAGTCTTTGTTCACTATGATCAATAACAATCAAAAGATACTAAATGCATTAAACTATATACGACCAATACTTGAAGTACAGTGAGGTATATCAATGTCTGTTGCTTTCAGATTTGTTCATGCAACATGCATGACAAGATATTCTCTTTCTTAACTTGAcatatgtttaaaaaaagaacagTTAAAGTTTCTGATCAAAATGATCAACAACAATTAGAGGATTACAAATGTAACCATAGCAGTGTTGTCTATCAATACATGAAGTACAGTGTATTATAATTGCAAATGCAATCAGATTTGGTTCATGCAACATGCATGACAAGATGTTCTCTTTCTTAAATTGAAAGATATAGTTGCTGTCATTTCCTCAGGACATGTCATCTTGCATAAAGAAAATGAACAAAAACAACCGTCTGTACAAACAGAAGAACAAGTCCTTAGTATTTCAGAATTCAGAAGAATTCACTTCCAGTAACCTTTGACCAATATGGTCATCTCAGTTTGTCTGGTAGTAACTCCAGTCTGTAGGGGTCTACCACGGCCTCCAGAGGGCGCTGTTGACTGGACTCTTCTCTTTGGTGATGCTGGTCTGGACTGTGGAGCTCAGCAGAGAGAAGTCAGCCTCTCTCAGGTTCTTATCAGAGGAACACTGCATCTTGTTGACGTGGTTCAGCAGTCTTCTCTGCTTTTCATTCTGCTGCTGCAGTCGTCTCAGGACACAAACTGTCATCTCCAGgatgtctgctttctccagcttGGAGTCTGGCTGCTGTTTGAGGAACTCTGGACCCAGGAGAGACTTGATCTGCTCAATGCTGCTGTTGATTCGCTCTCTGCGTAACTTCTCCACCAGAGGCTTTCTGAGCtgcagaaagaaaaagaaagtcaTTAATAATCTTATTCTGGAGTTTAGTGGTAGCATGAACAAAGACAACGATTGAAGGACAATA from Pseudochaenichthys georgianus chromosome 5, fPseGeo1.2, whole genome shotgun sequence harbors:
- the LOC117446634 gene encoding transcription factor HES-2-like; this encodes MKPAEIRFSLQHRDPDMAPTITAAMTNSQEPHTLTHKLRKPLVEKLRRERINSSIEQIKSLLGPEFLKQQPDSKLEKADILEMTVCVLRRLQQQNEKQRRLLNHVNKMQCSSDKNLREADFSLLSSTVQTSITKEKSPVNSALWRPW